In one window of Mercurialis annua linkage group LG4, ddMerAnnu1.2, whole genome shotgun sequence DNA:
- the LOC126678064 gene encoding glucomannan 4-beta-mannosyltransferase 9, which yields MEGLTTTRIIPEAFEGARDDLSMQFLIVWDQVKAPLIVPLLRLAVAICLFMSLMLFFERVYMGVVISLVKIFGRKPEKRYKWEPLKDDVELGNSVYPMVLVQIPMYNEREVYQLSIGAACGLSWPSDRIIIQVLDDSTDPTIKDLVEIECQRWASKGINIKYEIRDNRNGYKAGALKEGMKRSYVKNCDFVAIFDADFQPEPDFLWRTVPFLVHNPELGLVQSRWKFVNSDECLMTRMQEMSLDYHFTVEQEVGSSTYAFFGFNGTAGVWRIAALNEAGGWKDRTTVEDMDLAVRASLKGWKFLYLGTLKVKNELPSTFKAYRYQQHRWSCGPANLFRKMVMEIMTNKKVTLWKKVHVIYSFFVVRKIVAHIVTFVFYCVVLPATVLVPEVTVPKWGAVYIPSIITLLNAVGTPRSLHLIAFWILFENVMSLHRTKATFIGLLEAGRVNEWIVTEKLGDASKSKAPKKPRFKLGERLHLLELGTGAFLFFCGCYDIAFGKNHYFFYLFAQAIAFFIMGFGYIGTFVPNS from the exons atgGAGGGGTTAACAACAACAAGAATAATTCCGGAGGCATTTGAAGGTGCAAGAGATGACTTGTCAATGCAGTTTCTGATAGTTTGGGATCAGGTCAAAGCGCCATTGATCGTCCCTTTACTGCGACTGGCCGTCGCTATATGTTTGTTTATGTCGCTAATGCTCTTCTTTGAAAGAGTTTACATGGGTGTTGTCATTTCCCTCGTCAAGATTTTTGGTCGCAAACCTGAGAAACGCTACAAATGGGAGCCTTTGAAAGATGATGTTGAGTTGGGGAACTCTGTTTATCCTATGGTTCTTGTTCAAATCCCCATGTACAATGAGCGCGAG GTGTATCAACTTTCTATAGGAGCAGCATGTGGTCTATCATGGCCATCTGACCGGATCATAATTCAAGTACTTGACGATTCAACTGACCCGACAATCAAG GATTTAGTGGAAATAGAGTGTCAAAGATGGGCAAGCAAAGGCATTAATATTAAGTACGAGATTAGAGATAATAGAAATGGGTATAAAGCTGGAGCTTTAAAAGAAGGCATGAAACGAAGCTACGTCAAAAATTGTGACTTTGTAGCCATTTTTGATGCCGATTTTCAACCCGAACCGGACTTTTTGTGGCGAACCGTTCCTTTTCTGGTTCATAATCCTGAACTGGGTTTGGTTCAGTCTCGTTGGAAATTCG TGAATTCTGATGAGTGCTTGATGACAAGAATGCAAGAAATGTCTTTGGATTATCATTTTACTGTTGAGCAAGAAGTGGGATCTTCTACTTATGCTTTCTTTGGCTTCAACG GAACGGCAGGAGTATGGAGAATAGCTGCACTGAATGAAGCTGGAGGGTGGAAGGACAGGACAACAGTAGAGGACATGGACCTTGCTGTCCGAGCCAGTCTCAAAGGATGGAAATTTTTGTATCTTGGTACTCTTAAG GTGAAAAATGAGTTGCCTAGCACATTCAAGGCATACCGGTACCAGCAGCATCGTTGGTCATGCGGTCCTGCTAATCTCTTCAGGAAAATGGTGATGGAGATTATGACAAATAAG AAAGTTACATTGTGGAAGAAAGTACATGTGATTTACAGTTTCTTCGTAGTCAGAAAAATCGTAGCCCACATTGTTACATTCGTGTTCTACTGTGTGGTTTTGCCTGCAACTGTTTTAGTACCAGAAGTTACAGTTCCGAAGTGGGGAGCTGTTTATATTCCTTCGATCATCACTCTTCTTAACGCTGTCGGAACCCCAAG ATCACTTCACTTGATTGCGTTTTGGATCCTTTTCGAGAATGTGATGTCGTTGCATCGGACTAAAGCTACCTTCATCGGGTTGCTTGAGGCGGGCAGGGTTAATGAATGGATCGTCACTGAAAAACTCGGAGATGCTTCCAAGTCAAAAGCCCCCAAAAAACCTCGCTTTAAATTAGGAGAAAG ACTCCACCTGTTAGAACTCGGAACTGGAGCGTTCCTATTCTTCTGCGGTTGCTACGATATTGCATTCGGTAAAAATCATTATTTCTTCTACCTTTTCGCTCAAGCAATCGCGTTTTTCATCATGGGATTCGGCTACATCGGTACATTTGTTCCCAATTCTTAA